Genomic window (Ostrea edulis chromosome 9, xbOstEdul1.1, whole genome shotgun sequence):
aatctaaattaTGATAAATATTGAATCATAATTCATTGACAATGTATTACAATCTGAATCAAATTGTTAATCAGATGTGAAAATTACATATCAATTTTACCTCATCATCTAAATCATCATCAGTTGAATTACCAGACTCGAGCTGAGCAGGAATGTTTGGAAGTGCTGGCAGAGGACTGCGATTTATTTGTGGAATGTCGACTGGAGTCACTGGTCTAGCATCTGTCTCTGTCTTGACTGAATTTACATTAAAGTCCATCAAAGACAACTTGTCTTCCAATCTTTCCCAAGTTTCTGCTTGAATACATGGCTTGCCTTTGGTTCGTGGATCTAAAGCACTGGATTCCTCTAAAAACATCCGCACATTATTGTCAGTATATCGTGTTGCAAGATTCTGTCCAACAGCATTTTTCAAAGTTAATATGAAATCAGAATCCCCTTCCTTTCTCTCAAAATGATGCAATAGTTTTCTTAGCAGAGGCAAAATCAGTCCAGAGGTAGGAGTCTTCTCCTCACATAGTACTAATGTAGCGGTTAACATCACCTCCATGACAGAAACAAAGTCCTCACAAATTTGTACCTCTTGATCAGTCATTCCACTTATTGTTTTAGATCTTTTGATCCTTTCATCAAGGAGTGCTGCAAGAACTGCAGGTCTTTGAGTCAAAAACCTCTGAATCATTTGGTAAGTGGAATTCCAACGGGTCTTGCAATCATTAATAAGTTTGTGTTGAGGTAACTGCAGGGCAAGTTGTTTCTCTTTTAACATCTCAGTCGCAATGttacttttatgaaaatatgttacAATTGATCTCAGTTTTGCAAGAACTCTTTGCAAAGATTGAATAGACATTGCTTTATTTGAGGCAAGATTCAGAGTGTGGGCTAGGCATCCTAACTTCTATGCACCTGCAACCTCTAAGGCAACCGTCAtgtttgatgcattgtcaacAGTCATTACATTAACTTTGTTCTGAATACCCCAACTAGTCATACATGTTTTAAGCTCATATCGGACTCTCTCTCCGGTGTGTGACCCATGaaatttttctgtttgtaatATTCTAGAACACATTTCCCAGTCTTTATTCAGAAAATGACAAGTTATGGTCAAGTATGATTCTGCAGATCTAGATGTCCAGGTATCTGTTGTAAGGGAGACTGCTTGGGTGCTCTGTAATTCTTGAAAAAGTTTTGCTTtctcattttcaaataatgCTGGAATGAGTTGTTCGCTGAGTTTCTGTCGGTTAGGGGGCTGATACCTGGGTTCCATAGCTTTGATCATGTTTCTAGATTAAAAGATTAGGTAAAAACTTTATGCAGAGACAGAGATTCATTTGCTATTAACTGTTAAGGCCACTTGTAAATCAAAcccttcaaaatattttgaacagttaaaaaaaaacttacctGAATACAGGACTTTCAATGGTGTTCAGAGGTCGTAAATCATGCACTATGTATGCTAGAATGGCACTGGTAATCTCATTCGACTTTATGGAA
Coding sequences:
- the LOC125660362 gene encoding E3 SUMO-protein ligase ZBED1-like, producing the protein MSIQSLQRVLAKLRSIVTYFHKSNIATEMLKEKQLALQLPQHKLINDCKTRWNSTYQMIQRFLTQRPAVLAALLDERIKRSKTISGMTDQEVQICEDFVSVMEVMLTATLVLCEEKTPTSGLILPLLRKLLHHFERKEGDSDFILTLKNAVGQNLATRYTDNNVRMFLEESSALDPRTKGKPCIQAETWERLEDKLSLMDFNVNSVKTETDARPVTPVDIPQINRSPLPALPNIPAQLESGNSTDDDLDDEISKPSEQKVAKTALESLFGEDEVLVTSEKFITPAELARKEVESYKGHKPASMKENPLKWWKENEVYFPKLARLARTYFCVQATSVASERVFSTTGDIVSATRVCLSPERVNELVFLKKNMKF